A genome region from Camelina sativa cultivar DH55 chromosome 10, Cs, whole genome shotgun sequence includes the following:
- the LOC104717891 gene encoding uncharacterized protein LOC104717891, producing the protein MSKSSSNLASCAVATLFIVFLIIAALTVYLTVFRPRDPEISVTSVKVPSFSVANGSVSFTYSQFSAVRNPNRASFSHYNNVIQLFYYGNRIGSTFIPAGEIESGQTKRMSADFSVQSFPLAVASAFQISAAEFRNPGSAGYGTGLVELDKRSGSSMEIESKLEMAGRVRVVGLFTHRIAAKCTCRIVISTSDGSIVAVRC; encoded by the coding sequence atgtcgaagTCTTCTTCAAACCTTGCTTCATGCGCCGTCGCCACGCTTTTCATCGTTTTCCTTATCATCGCCGCTTTAACTGTTTATCTAACTGTATTTAGACCGAGAGATCCAGAGATCTCCGTCACTAGTGTTAAGGTCCCGTCATTCTCCGTCGCGAACGGCTCCGTCAGTTTCACTTACTCCCAATTCTCCGCCGTTAGAAACCCTAACCGCGCATCTTTCTCGCACTACAACAACGTAATCCAGCTCTTCTACTACGGAAACCGGATCGGTTCCACTTTTATACCCGCTGGTGAGATCGAATCGGGTCAAACGAAACGCATGTCTGCTGATTTCTCGGTACAGTCGTTTCCTTTAGCGGTGGCCTCTGCTTTTCAGATCTCCGCCGCCGAATTTCGAAATCCCGGATCAGCCGGTTACGGAACCGGGTTAGTGGAGTTGGATAAGCGGTCCGGGTCATCGATGGAAATAGAGTCGAAGCTGGAGATGGCGGGTCGGGTCCGGGTTGTTGGTTTGTTTACTCACCGTATCGCGGCAAAATGTACCTGTAGGATTGTGATTTCCACGAGTGATGGTTCGATCGTAGCCGTCCGTTGTTGA
- the LOC104720151 gene encoding uncharacterized protein At4g02000-like translates to MERNAISLIGQTLNPECQPMKNMISVMPRKWQKPGKMRGVALSNEKFHFIFNSEHDLEEVLSKGAHTYNDWSLAVDRWYENPLANYLQVIPLWVQIWNMPVNFYTVKAITALGELIGEVKEVAFDPKKVQTQEFVRVKVLFDVSRPLRRSKEVTLPNGSSTVVRFQYERVHKRCYECQRLTHERESCPFW, encoded by the coding sequence ATGGAGAGAAATGCTATCAGTTTAATCGGTCAGACGCTAAATCCAGAGTGTCAACCCATGAAGAATATGATATCAGTGATGCCAAGGAAATGGCAGAAGCCGGGAAAAATGAGGGGTGTGGCGTTATCAAATGAAAAATTCCATTTTATCTTTAACTCGGAACATGACCTGGAGGAAGTTTTATCAAAAGGAGCACATACGTACAATGATTGGTCTCTGGCAGTGGATCGATGGTACGAAAATCCCCTAGCAAATTATTTGCAGGTTATACCACTATGGGTCCAGATTTGGAATATGCCGGTGAATTTCTATACTGTCAAGGCTATCACAGCGTTGGGAGAACTGATAGGTGAGGTGAAGGAAGTAGCTTTTGACCCAAAAAAGGTTCAGACACAAGAGTTCGTTAGGGTGAAAGTTCTGTTTGATGTGTCTAGACCTTTGCGTAGGTCTAAAGAAGTAACTTTGCCAAATGGAAGCTCAACAGTAGTAAGGTTTCAATATGAGAGAGTTCATAAACGCTGCTATGAATGCCAGAGGTTGACTCATGAAAGAGAGTCTTGCCCATTTTGGTAA
- the LOC104717894 gene encoding UDP-glucose 4-epimerase 2-like, giving the protein MAKNILVTGGAGYIGSHTVLQLLDGGYSAVVVDNYDNSSSASLQRVKKLAGENGNRLSFDQVDLRDRSALEKIFSETKFDAVIHFAGLKAVGESVEKPLLYYNNNLVGTITLLEVMSQYGCKNLVFSSSATVYGWPKEVPCTEESPISATNPYGRTKLFIEEICRDVHGSDPEWKIILLRYFNPVGAHPSGYIGEDPLGVPNNLMPYVQQVAVGRRPHLTVFGTDYNTKDGTGVRDYIHVMDLADGHIAALRKLDDLKISCEVYNLGTGNGTSVLEMVAAFEKASGKKIPLVMAGRRPGDAEVVYASTEKAERELNWKAKYGIEEMCRDLWNWASNNPYGYNSSSNGSSS; this is encoded by the exons ATGGCGAAGAACATTTTGGTAACCGGCGGCGCTGGCTATATCGGAAGTCATACGGTGCTACAACTTCTCGACGGTGGTTACTCCGCCGTCGTTGTTGACAATTACGACAATTCCTCCTCTGCTTCTCTCCAGCGCGTCAAAAAACTCGCCGGCGAAAACGGAAACCGCCTCTCCTTTGACCAG GTGGATCTCAGAGACAGGTCTGCGCTTGAGAAGATTTTCTCAgaaacaaa GTTTGATGCAGTGATACACTTTGCTGGACTTAAAGCAGTAGGTGAGAGTGTGGAGAAGCCTTTGCTCTATTATAATAACAATCTTGTTGGCACTATTACTCTTTTGGAGGTTATGTCTCAATACGGCTGCAAAAAC CTTGTGTTTTCGTCATCTGCTACTGTCTATGGCTGGCCTAAAGAGGTTCCTTGCACTGAGGAGTCTCCTATTTCTGCCACTAACCCATATGGCCGTACAAAG CTTTTTATCGAAGAAATTTGCCGGGATGTACATGGTTCTGACCCTGAATGGAAGATCATATTGCTTAGATACTTCAACCCTGTTGGTGCACATCCTAGTGGTTACATTGGTGAAGATCCTCTTGGAGTTCCCAACAATCTCATGCCTTATGTTCAACAAGTTGCAGTTGGCCGGAGACCTCACCTCACTGTGTTTGGAACCGACTACAATACTAAGGACGGTACAGGG GTTAGAGATTACATTCATGTCATGGACTTAGCTGACGGACATATAGCCGCTCTGCGTAAGCTAGATGATCTCAAAATCA GTTGTGAGGTATACAATCTTGGAACGGGTAATGGAACATCTGTTTTAGAAATGGTCGCTGCCTTTGAAAAGGCATCGGGAAAG AAAATCCCGTTGGTGATGGCTGGACGTCGTCCTGGAGACGCTGAAGTTGTTTACGCCTCAACGGAAAAGGCAGAACGTGAACTCAATTGGAA GGCCAAGTATGGGATAGAGGAGATGTGTAGGGATCTATGGAATTGGGCAAGCAATAACCCTTACGGCTACAATTCCTCCTCCAATGGCTCCTCCTCATaa